Proteins encoded within one genomic window of Haematospirillum jordaniae:
- a CDS encoding phage tail assembly protein — translation MTASSITLTKPVHAHGEEVRVLTLREPVADDIIVCGYPLSIGDGGATPQAGAIAKYIARLADIPPSSVRSLAPADFMAAFQVIMHFFGGTGAEPITPD, via the coding sequence GTGACAGCATCAAGCATTACGCTGACCAAACCGGTTCATGCACATGGCGAGGAGGTCCGTGTCCTGACGCTTCGCGAACCTGTGGCGGATGACATCATTGTCTGCGGCTATCCTTTGAGCATCGGTGATGGCGGAGCCACGCCGCAGGCCGGGGCGATTGCCAAATACATTGCCCGTCTGGCCGACATCCCGCCTTCATCTGTTCGCAGCCTTGCTCCCGCTGATTTCATGGCTGCATTCCAGGTCATCATGCATTTTTTCGGGGGCACGGGGGCGGAACCGATAACTCCGGATTGA
- a CDS encoding phage head closure protein: MKAPDIGDLNQRIALLSWQDCPDQETGLLALYRTEAEIWARVEPVGGAVYLGSQQIGQTITHRITMRWREGITAEHVIRHRGRCFRIRRITDLNGWRRFSVLDVEEEGPFVQEAGHGP; the protein is encoded by the coding sequence GTGAAAGCCCCGGACATTGGAGACCTGAACCAGAGGATCGCCCTGCTGTCCTGGCAAGATTGTCCCGACCAGGAAACCGGCCTGCTGGCGCTGTATCGGACAGAGGCCGAGATCTGGGCCAGGGTGGAGCCGGTCGGGGGAGCGGTTTATCTGGGAAGCCAGCAGATCGGGCAGACCATAACCCACCGCATCACCATGCGCTGGCGGGAAGGGATTACGGCAGAGCATGTCATCCGTCATCGCGGACGTTGCTTCCGGATCCGCCGGATAACCGACCTGAATGGATGGCGACGGTTCTCGGTGCTGGACGTCGAGGAAGAAGGACCTTTTGTACAGGAGGCAGGTCATGGCCCGTGA
- a CDS encoding tape measure protein translates to MSQSFSLKAVISAVDRVTGPMKSINRALQLPVKTMQAVSRASGNLGRDLSMALGPMSGLAGVAGFGAGAFGTASIIKTSAEFERFRSVLKTVEGSAEKAGASMKWVEDFTRKTPYQLAEVNEAFVQLRAAGLSPADGTLRSAGDAAAAMGKSMEQAVEAVIDAVRGKSERLDKLGIKGEKAGNKMVYRWRRNGEDMVTVAEANAESIQRAIVGIWNTKFQGAMDNLSSTWDGLWSNLMDSFTSFQKMIGDAGFFEAAKGELKALLGLFGQWESDGSLKAVARQISDVLTSSIRGLKNTLMTVNWQRVWEGVQRFGSSIQRCVDAVGGWGNALIGLALIMNAHVIVSVLQLAGAVVRLTAVLSVAIARVAAFVARLAFVKMASAFAVAINGIATAMGALNVAMWANPIGVVLAGIVAVVSAAWLLYDNWDAVCSWFLGIWDSMKMVVAGFRDFLSGVFSNDLAAMFEGVAALGKGLASLLNSIFAPFQWVFEKMGSLLDIGGRTEIEAALTESAEFRAMQQSHHDTSTGTSVLDAAASRNQVNGEIRVSFDNAPPGMRVSEGIPDRSGLLINPDVGYRRGAIV, encoded by the coding sequence ATGTCCCAGAGTTTCAGTCTCAAGGCGGTTATTTCTGCCGTTGACCGGGTGACCGGCCCCATGAAGTCCATCAACAGGGCACTTCAGCTGCCGGTAAAAACCATGCAGGCCGTATCCCGTGCAAGCGGCAATCTGGGAAGAGACCTGAGCATGGCCCTTGGTCCCATGTCCGGGCTTGCAGGGGTGGCCGGGTTCGGGGCCGGGGCTTTTGGAACCGCATCCATCATCAAGACCAGTGCCGAATTCGAACGATTCCGGAGCGTCCTGAAAACGGTGGAGGGGTCGGCGGAAAAAGCCGGGGCCAGCATGAAGTGGGTCGAGGATTTTACGCGGAAGACACCCTACCAGCTGGCGGAGGTCAACGAAGCCTTTGTCCAGCTGCGGGCGGCAGGACTGAGCCCTGCGGACGGCACTCTCCGTAGTGCCGGTGATGCTGCCGCAGCCATGGGAAAGAGCATGGAGCAGGCTGTTGAGGCTGTGATCGATGCTGTACGGGGAAAAAGTGAGCGACTGGACAAGCTGGGAATCAAGGGCGAAAAAGCCGGCAACAAGATGGTGTATCGCTGGAGGCGGAACGGCGAGGACATGGTAACGGTCGCCGAAGCAAATGCAGAGAGTATACAGAGAGCCATTGTTGGGATCTGGAACACTAAATTCCAAGGGGCGATGGACAATCTTTCCAGCACATGGGACGGCCTGTGGTCGAACCTGATGGACAGCTTCACCAGCTTCCAGAAAATGATTGGCGATGCCGGTTTCTTCGAGGCCGCAAAGGGAGAGCTGAAGGCTCTGCTGGGCTTGTTCGGCCAATGGGAGAGTGACGGGTCCCTGAAGGCTGTGGCGCGACAGATATCAGACGTCCTGACATCATCGATTCGTGGCCTGAAGAACACTCTTATGACCGTGAACTGGCAGCGTGTGTGGGAGGGCGTGCAGCGTTTCGGATCCAGCATACAGCGCTGTGTCGATGCCGTGGGAGGGTGGGGAAATGCATTGATCGGGCTGGCCCTGATTATGAATGCACACGTTATCGTCTCGGTGTTGCAACTTGCGGGCGCTGTTGTCCGGTTGACAGCCGTCTTGTCTGTCGCCATCGCAAGGGTGGCCGCCTTTGTCGCCAGGCTGGCGTTTGTAAAAATGGCTTCGGCCTTTGCCGTGGCCATCAACGGCATTGCCACCGCTATGGGAGCCCTGAACGTTGCGATGTGGGCCAACCCGATCGGTGTTGTTCTGGCCGGTATTGTTGCCGTTGTTTCTGCGGCATGGCTGCTCTACGACAACTGGGATGCCGTCTGCTCCTGGTTCCTCGGAATATGGGACAGCATGAAAATGGTTGTCGCGGGATTCCGGGACTTCCTGTCCGGCGTGTTCAGCAATGATCTTGCTGCCATGTTTGAGGGCGTGGCGGCTCTTGGCAAGGGACTGGCCAGTCTCCTGAACTCCATTTTTGCGCCATTCCAGTGGGTGTTCGAGAAAATGGGATCCTTGCTTGATATCGGGGGAAGAACCGAAATCGAGGCAGCCCTGACAGAGTCGGCAGAATTCAGGGCCATGCAGCAAAGCCATCATGACACGTCAACAGGCACATCCGTGCTTGATGCAGCAGCAAGCCGCAACCAGGTCAACGGAGAAATC
- a CDS encoding phage tail tube protein: MAKPIGGTCYFKVDGVQLELASDDVTIDIQATEKKGVVAGYYTESDCIPSIEGEFVVPRSFPMQKILRMDNGTITVELKSGLTASLSGAYLADRAPVEGGKGTIKMKFEGTRGEWL; encoded by the coding sequence ATGGCCAAGCCTATTGGCGGCACATGCTACTTCAAGGTCGACGGCGTGCAGCTGGAACTGGCGTCGGACGATGTCACCATCGATATCCAGGCAACAGAAAAGAAAGGCGTTGTCGCCGGGTACTATACCGAGAGCGACTGCATTCCCTCCATCGAGGGTGAATTTGTCGTACCACGCAGTTTCCCCATGCAAAAAATCCTGCGCATGGACAACGGAACCATCACCGTTGAATTGAAGTCAGGCCTGACGGCAAGCCTGTCCGGAGCCTACCTGGCGGATCGGGCACCCGTCGAGGGTGGCAAGGGCACCATCAAGATGAAGTTTGAAGGCACACGGGGAGAATGGCTGTGA
- a CDS encoding phage tail sheath subtilisin-like domain-containing protein, which translates to MSVSFNTLPVNVRVPLFYAEVDNSQASYFERQNRTLLIGQMVSGGTARAGVPQQVSRTDQARILFGAGSMLARMHAVYRAGDTFGEVWCIALDDAAASVAATGTVRITGTASAAGIITLYIAGQRVQGAVAVGDTAAAVARMLAGVITRSSDLPVTAAADGGKITLTCRWKGETGNDITLIPNYRGALGGESDVPGLSVTVVPMAGGAGNPDIAVATAAMGDEEYDHVVCPYSDAATLDALAAEMGDTTGRWSWSRQIYGHVWAARRGSAEALATFGRTRNDQHCTIAGFEADLPSPAWEYAAAWAARSSVFLNNEPERPTQTGELCGILPPQAGKRFTLTEKQSLLYAGIATSMVSGGAVRIERSVTTYQKNAWGQPDPSYLDAETLFLLAYVLRYLRQRITQKYPRHALANDGTRFGTGKAMVTPGILRAELIAAYRELERDGKVENAEAFKAALIVERDSTNPNRVNVLYPPDLVNQLRIFAVLAQFRLQYPDAA; encoded by the coding sequence ATGAGTGTGAGCTTCAATACATTGCCCGTCAATGTACGGGTACCGCTGTTTTATGCCGAGGTTGACAACAGCCAGGCCAGTTACTTCGAGCGCCAGAACCGCACCCTGCTGATCGGCCAGATGGTTTCCGGCGGGACCGCACGGGCCGGTGTACCGCAGCAGGTATCCCGCACGGACCAGGCCAGGATTCTGTTCGGGGCCGGATCCATGCTGGCCCGCATGCACGCGGTGTACCGGGCCGGGGATACCTTTGGCGAGGTCTGGTGCATCGCGCTGGACGATGCTGCGGCGTCTGTCGCGGCAACAGGTACGGTCAGGATCACCGGAACAGCTTCTGCCGCAGGTATCATCACACTTTATATTGCCGGACAGCGTGTGCAGGGTGCAGTCGCAGTGGGTGATACAGCTGCTGCTGTGGCGCGGATGCTTGCGGGTGTCATTACCCGGTCTTCCGACCTTCCGGTGACAGCGGCGGCAGACGGCGGGAAAATCACGCTGACATGCCGGTGGAAAGGGGAAACCGGCAACGACATTACCCTGATTCCCAACTACAGGGGCGCTCTGGGTGGAGAGAGTGATGTGCCGGGCCTTTCCGTAACCGTTGTGCCCATGGCAGGCGGTGCGGGCAACCCGGATATAGCGGTTGCCACGGCGGCAATGGGTGATGAGGAGTATGACCATGTCGTCTGTCCGTACAGTGATGCAGCAACACTGGATGCCCTTGCAGCAGAAATGGGAGACACGACGGGTCGCTGGTCATGGTCACGACAAATCTACGGGCATGTCTGGGCGGCACGCCGGGGCAGTGCCGAGGCGCTGGCCACTTTCGGGAGAACGCGCAACGACCAGCATTGCACCATAGCGGGATTTGAGGCGGATCTCCCCTCGCCCGCGTGGGAGTATGCTGCGGCCTGGGCTGCCCGTTCTTCCGTTTTCCTGAACAATGAACCCGAGCGTCCCACACAAACAGGGGAATTATGCGGGATTCTTCCCCCACAGGCCGGGAAGCGTTTCACGCTGACAGAAAAACAGTCACTGTTGTACGCAGGTATTGCAACCAGCATGGTATCAGGCGGGGCCGTCAGGATTGAGCGTTCTGTCACGACGTACCAGAAGAATGCCTGGGGGCAGCCTGATCCATCCTATCTGGACGCGGAGACCCTGTTTCTTCTGGCCTATGTCCTGCGTTACCTGAGACAGCGCATTACGCAGAAATACCCACGGCACGCCCTGGCCAATGACGGAACCCGCTTCGGGACCGGAAAAGCCATGGTTACGCCGGGTATCCTGCGTGCTGAGCTGATCGCGGCATACCGGGAGCTGGAGCGGGACGGAAAAGTCGAGAATGCCGAGGCATTCAAGGCGGCCCTGATTGTTGAACGGGACAGCACAAATCCAAACCGTGTCAACGTGCTGTACCCGCCGGACCTGGTCAACCAGCTCCGTATCTTTGCAGTCCTGGCCCAGTTCCGGCTGCAGTACCCGGATGCGGCCTGA
- a CDS encoding head-tail connector protein: MLIEIQAPETEPVSLSDAKIHLRVDHTAEDDYIASLLSVARRQVEQYCGRALSARKWRLLLDSFPPRIELPCPPLQSVDALSCIDSGGRQRVLPPECWQIGHGCPSAIMPAPGHCWPQTASGRPDAVLVDFTAGYSDRRDVDPALRHAMLLLVANWFENRGTASESGSRHILPPTVRYLLDPCRIRTVP, from the coding sequence ATGCTGATTGAGATACAGGCGCCGGAAACAGAGCCGGTATCCCTGTCGGATGCCAAGATACATCTGCGTGTGGATCATACCGCCGAGGACGATTATATCGCATCCTTGCTGTCCGTGGCGCGACGGCAGGTCGAACAATACTGCGGACGGGCCTTGTCTGCCCGGAAGTGGCGTCTTCTTCTCGACAGCTTCCCTCCACGGATCGAGCTTCCCTGCCCACCCCTGCAGAGTGTGGATGCCCTGAGCTGTATCGATTCCGGAGGCAGGCAGAGGGTTCTTCCCCCGGAATGCTGGCAGATTGGACATGGGTGCCCGTCGGCCATTATGCCCGCGCCGGGCCACTGCTGGCCACAAACAGCATCCGGACGCCCGGATGCTGTTCTGGTTGACTTTACGGCGGGCTACAGCGACCGGCGTGATGTCGATCCGGCCTTGCGGCATGCCATGTTGCTGCTGGTGGCAAACTGGTTCGAGAACCGTGGTACTGCGAGCGAAAGCGGTTCAAGACATATTCTTCCGCCGACCGTCCGATACCTTCTGGATCCCTGCCGTATACGGACGGTGCCGTGA
- a CDS encoding phage tail terminator protein, producing the protein MLDAIILALRERCHTFSGASGSARIAGAAEFARVAEDASLPVPAAYVLPREEKPATAVTCTGYRQPVQAHFAVVVVLPAADRRGQGAAVAVESVRDDLFRALLGWEPPGYGPIVYEGGELLSVDRARLWWQFTFSAAYQITEDETWLAVTHRDRPLLETVRIGLDATANDPETEPWGKPDGYPERWLHLHFDASAQDARENQK; encoded by the coding sequence ATGCTGGACGCCATTATCCTGGCATTGCGGGAGCGATGCCACACGTTCTCGGGGGCTTCGGGTTCCGCACGTATCGCCGGGGCTGCTGAATTCGCCAGAGTCGCGGAGGATGCCAGTCTTCCGGTTCCAGCGGCCTACGTGCTGCCACGAGAGGAAAAGCCTGCAACAGCCGTAACCTGCACGGGATATCGGCAACCGGTTCAGGCGCATTTTGCTGTGGTTGTCGTTCTTCCTGCGGCGGATCGTCGCGGACAGGGAGCGGCTGTGGCCGTTGAATCAGTGCGGGACGATTTGTTTCGTGCGCTGCTGGGCTGGGAGCCGCCCGGCTACGGGCCAATTGTTTATGAAGGCGGCGAGCTGCTGTCGGTCGATCGCGCCCGGTTGTGGTGGCAGTTCACGTTCAGCGCAGCCTACCAGATTACAGAAGATGAAACGTGGCTGGCTGTGACCCATCGGGACCGGCCATTACTGGAAACGGTCCGGATTGGCCTGGATGCCACGGCGAATGATCCGGAAACAGAACCGTGGGGGAAACCGGATGGATATCCGGAGAGATGGTTACATCTGCACTTTGATGCATCCGCGCAGGATGCACGGGAGAACCAAAAATGA